One window of [Limnothrix rosea] IAM M-220 genomic DNA carries:
- a CDS encoding class I SAM-dependent methyltransferase encodes MTSPLFLTLQDRIKASNKKAISFAEYMELVLYDPDQGYYSSGHVEIGKEGDFFTASSLGSDFGELLAEQFIDLQKKLQCDTFQIVEIGAGKGQLAWDILTYIQRQYPQIMAKLEYIIIEKSPALIQQQQARLQGLSKGIKITWSNWSAIAPDSITGCIFSNELLDAFPVHRVAIKQGELQEIYVTLDADSSTGLKEIYGELSNSALADYFKNLNLAIADYPENFQTEINLQMFDWLKLVESKLNKGYILSIDYGYPAAKYYHPQRSQGTLQAYFKHRHHSDFYVNLGRQDLTAHVDFTSLQNFGESFDLYTFGLTQQGLFLMALGLGDRLNELATNPQDVMTVLHRRDALHQLIDPMGLGKFYVLLQGKNLTAQQLKSVPKGFAHPV; translated from the coding sequence ATGACTTCTCCGCTTTTTCTCACCCTACAAGACCGCATTAAAGCCTCTAACAAAAAGGCAATTTCCTTTGCTGAATATATGGAGCTTGTTCTCTACGATCCTGATCAGGGTTATTACAGTAGTGGGCATGTCGAGATCGGTAAAGAAGGAGACTTTTTTACGGCTTCTTCTTTAGGATCTGATTTTGGTGAACTTTTAGCTGAGCAGTTTATTGATTTACAGAAAAAATTACAGTGTGATACATTCCAAATTGTGGAAATTGGAGCTGGGAAAGGTCAGTTAGCTTGGGATATTTTGACCTATATTCAACGCCAGTATCCGCAAATTATGGCAAAGCTAGAGTACATTATTATTGAAAAATCGCCGGCTTTAATTCAACAACAACAGGCTCGGTTACAAGGGTTATCAAAAGGGATTAAAATTACTTGGTCTAATTGGTCGGCGATCGCCCCGGATAGTATCACTGGCTGTATTTTTAGTAATGAGCTTTTAGATGCTTTCCCTGTCCATCGTGTGGCGATCAAACAAGGGGAACTACAGGAGATCTATGTCACGCTAGATGCTGATTCTTCAACGGGATTAAAAGAAATCTATGGTGAATTGTCTAATTCTGCTTTAGCTGATTATTTTAAAAATCTAAATTTGGCGATCGCCGATTACCCGGAAAATTTTCAGACAGAAATTAATTTGCAAATGTTTGATTGGTTAAAATTGGTCGAATCAAAGCTAAATAAAGGCTATATTTTGTCCATTGATTATGGTTATCCTGCGGCAAAATATTACCATCCCCAACGTTCCCAAGGGACATTACAAGCCTATTTCAAACATCGCCACCATAGCGATTTTTATGTCAATTTAGGGCGACAAGATTTAACAGCCCATGTGGATTTTACGAGCTTACAAAATTTTGGTGAAAGTTTTGATTTATATACTTTTGGCTTGACGCAACAAGGGTTATTTTTGATGGCCTTAGGGTTGGGCGATCGCCTGAATGAACTAGCAACAAATCCCCAAGATGTCATGACTGTATTACATCGCCGTGATGCCCTCCACCAACTGATTGATCCTATGGGATTAGGTAAATTTTATGTTCTATTGCAAGGCAAAAATCTTACTGCACAACAATTAAAATCTGTGCCAAAAGGTTTTGCGCACCCTGTCTAG